The window AGTGTCTTTATCAAAGGTAAAGGTTTGTACATCATCCTCTAATAAAGCTGGGTCAACTTGGAAAACATCCTCTTTATTTTTAGGGTGCATAGCAGCATTTAATAATGGTAGAGTAAATAGTAGTGTAAAAAGAATAATCAAATTATATGATGAAAAAAGAGTTTGAGATGTACTAATCCCTTTATCTAAAGCACCAGCAGTAGCTTTAGAAAGGTTTCCAGAAGCTAAAGTAAGAGGGATAGAACCAGATATTCCTCCATGCCATAATAAAAAACCTGAATAAGCTGAAGCTATAAGAAGACGATAATCAACACCTCTAATTTTTTTAGCAATCTCTTTCGCATAAATAGCTCCAATAACAAGTCCAAATCCCCAGTTTAAAATACAAGCCACTCCAGATATAAAAGTAACATATATGATTGCTTGAAGTGGTGACTTAGGAAGATGAGATAGTTTATCTAGAATTTTTTTAAAAAAAGGTGCAGTTGCCAAAGTGTGCCCAGTAACAAGAACCATAACCATCTGCATAGAAAAAGCAAGTAAAGACCAAACACCATTTCCCCAGTGCATAGCAATTTGGAAAGGAGATTGTTTAGTCATAATAGTTGCAGCAATGAAAACTATAAAGGTAAGAATAGCTGCAAAAAGAAAAGCATCAGGAAGATATTTTTGCATTATAGTAACACAAAGATGAGTGAATTTTTCAAAAATATTAAATTGTTTATTATTTGCTGTATTGTTCAATTTTTATACCTCCAGTATCTTATTTAAAAAAGCAAAGGATATCAACTATCCTTTGCTTTAAAGTAGTAACTGTTAAGATTTATTTTTCAGCTTTTGCTTTTCTAATCTCGTCAACTAAGTAAGTTGCTGTTTTTCCTAAATCAGTTACTAATCCTAAATCTGCTACTCCAAAAATAGGTGCTCCTTTATCTTTATTTATAGCTATTATGTACTCTGATTCTTCCATTCCAGCTAAGTGCTGTATTGCTCCAGAGATTCCAAATGCAAAGTATACATCTGGTCTAACTGTTTTTCCTGTTTGTCCAACTTGTCTGTCATGACTTACTATTCCAGCATCAACTAACGCTCTAGAAGCTGCTGCTACTCCACCAAGTTCATTTGCAAGAAGTTCTAAGTTGTCAAATCCACCTTGAGCTCCAACTCCTCTTCCTCCTGAAACTAAGATCTTAGCTTCTGTAATGTCCACTTTTGCTTTTGCTTCTTTTATTATATTTAAAACTTTTACTTTCATTTTTGAGTGGTCAAAGTTAACTTTAAAATCTATAATTTTTCCATCTCTTTTCTCATCTCTTGATAATCTTGTCATAACTCCAGGTCTAACCGTAGACATTTGAGGTCTATGATCAGGACAGATGATAGTAGCCATTAAGTTTCCACCAAAAGCTGGTCTTGTCATTAGAAACTCTCTATTTTCTCCAATCTCTAACATTGTACAGTCAGCTGTAAGCCCTGTTTCAATTCTAGATGAGATTCTAGGTCCTAAGTCTCTTCCAAGTGTAGTCGCTCCAATTAATACAATTTCAGGTTTTTTCTCATTAATAACTGCTGAAAACGCTTGCGTGTAAGCTTCTGTATCATAGATTGCTAACTCTTTAGAATCTACAACAACAACTTCATCAGCACCGTAAGCAACTAACTCTTTAGCTAAATTTTGAATATTATATCCTAAAAGTACAGCAGTAACTTTCTCATCAAGAGATTTAGCTAACTCTTTTCCTTTACCGATTAACTCTAATCCAACATTTTGTAGTACTCCCTCTCTTTGCTCAGCAAAAACAAGGATCCCTCTATATTCATTTAAATTCATGACATTCTCCTTCTTTAAAATTTTAGATTATAAATTTTTCCTTTAATTTTTCAATGATGATTTTTGCTGCTTCTTGAGGGTCAACTTCATAAAGTTGTCCAGCTGCTTTAACACCTTTAGTGAACGATTTCTTAACCTTTGTTGGAGAACCTTTAAGTCCTAATTTCTCCTCATCTACATCAGATAATCTATCTACTCCCCAAACCTCAACCTCTTTATTGAAGGCTTCTACAATGTTTTTAACGTTCATGTATCTAGGTTTGTTTGCTTCAGCTAAGATTGTCATTAAACAAGGCTTTTGAACTTGAAGTAACATATATCCTTCTTCAGTAGCTCTTTTTACTTCAAATGTATCTTTTCCATCAAACTTAATATCATTTACATACGTAATTTGTGGAAGGTTTAAAAACTCAGCAATCTGTGGACCAACTTGTGCAGTATCTCCATCAATAGCTTGTCTTCCTGCGATAATAAGATCATAATCTAACTCTTTTAAAGCTGCTGATATCGCGTGAGATGTAGCAAGTGTATCAGCTCCTGCAAATTTTCTATCAGTTAAAAGTATCGCTCTATCTACTCCCATAGCAATAGCTTCTCTTAAAGCTGAATCAGCTTGAGGAGGTCCCATTGTTATAGCAGTAACGTGCGCTCCAAACTCATCTTTTAATCTTAATGCTTCTTCTAATCCACCTTTATCATCTGGATTTATGATACTAGGTACTCCATCTCTAATAAGAGTTCCTTTAACAGGATCTAATCTAATCTCTGTAGTATCAGGTACTTGTTTTATACATACAACTATTTTCATTCTGTTTAATCCTCCCAATTTACTTTAGTAATGATCCTGCAATAACCATTCTTTGAACTTCTGAAGTTCCCTCATAAATCTCAGTAATCTTAGCGTCTCTCATCATTCTCTCAACAGGATACTCTCTTGTATATCCGTATCCTCCGTGAAGTTGAACAGCTTTTGTAGTTACATCCATAGCTGTTTCAGCAGCAAATAGCTTTGCAGTAGCAGCATCAACTGAGTAGTTCTCTTTTCTAGATTTTTTCCAAGCAGCTTTGTAAACTAGGTGTTTTGAAGCTTCAACTTTTGCATACATATCAGCAATTTGGAACTGTGTATTTTGGAATTGAGAAAGAGATCTTCCAAACTGTTTTCTCTCTTTTACATATTTAATAGTTTCATCTAAAGCTCCACCAGCAATTCCAAGAGCTTGAGCAGCAATTCCAATTCTTCCACCATCAAGAGTCATCATAGCAATTTTAAAACCTTTTCCTAAAGCACCAATTAAATTTTCCTTTGGAATTCTACAATCTTCAAAGATTAACTCACAAGTTGCAGAACCTTTAATTCCAAGTTTTTTCTCTTTTTTACCTACAGAGAATCCAGGAGTATCACCTTCAACTATGAAAGTTGAGATACCTTTTAAACCAGCTGATTTATCAGTCATAGCAAATATAATATAAACGTGAGCATATCCAGCGTTTGTTATAAATATTTTAGAACCATTTAATACCCACTCATTAGTTTTTTCATCAAACCAAGCAGTAGTTTGTTGTCCAGCAGCGTCAGTACCAGCGTTTGGTTCAGTTAAACCAAAAGCACCAATCCATTCACCAGAAGCCATTTTAGGAAGATACTTTTGCTTTTGCTCCTCAGTTCCAAACTCTAAAATAGGAGCAACTCCTAAAGAAGTATGAGCAGAAAGGATAACTCCAGTAGTACCACAAACTTTTGAAAGCTCTTCAACAGCCATAGTATACATAATTTGGTCTCC of the Cetobacterium sp. NK01 genome contains:
- a CDS encoding acyl-CoA dehydrogenase, yielding MDFTLTKSQELFKQMITAFAENEVKPLAAEIDEEERFPVETVEKMSKTGLMGIVIPTQYGGAGGDQIMYTMAVEELSKVCGTTGVILSAHTSLGVAPILEFGTEEQKQKYLPKMASGEWIGAFGLTEPNAGTDAAGQQTTAWFDEKTNEWVLNGSKIFITNAGYAHVYIIFAMTDKSAGLKGISTFIVEGDTPGFSVGKKEKKLGIKGSATCELIFEDCRIPKENLIGALGKGFKIAMMTLDGGRIGIAAQALGIAGGALDETIKYVKERKQFGRSLSQFQNTQFQIADMYAKVEASKHLVYKAAWKKSRKENYSVDAATAKLFAAETAMDVTTKAVQLHGGYGYTREYPVERMMRDAKITEIYEGTSEVQRMVIAGSLLK
- a CDS encoding short-chain fatty acid transporter; the encoded protein is MNNTANNKQFNIFEKFTHLCVTIMQKYLPDAFLFAAILTFIVFIAATIMTKQSPFQIAMHWGNGVWSLLAFSMQMVMVLVTGHTLATAPFFKKILDKLSHLPKSPLQAIIYVTFISGVACILNWGFGLVIGAIYAKEIAKKIRGVDYRLLIASAYSGFLLWHGGISGSIPLTLASGNLSKATAGALDKGISTSQTLFSSYNLIILFTLLFTLPLLNAAMHPKNKEDVFQVDPALLEDDVQTFTFDKDTMTPADKIENSPVVNMLIGALGYTYIIGYFIQKGFDLNLNIVNMIFLVTAIIAHKTPKNLLTAFGNACKGAAGIILQFPFYAGIMGMMVGQNSAGASLAGMISQSFISSSTALSFPSLTFLSAGIVNFFVPSGGGQWAVQAPIMMPASVELGVSTARTGMAIAWGDAWTNMIQPFWALPALGIAKLGAKDIMGYGVIITIYSGIIIMLGLTFL
- a CDS encoding electron transfer flavoprotein subunit alpha/FixB family protein, translating into MNLNEYRGILVFAEQREGVLQNVGLELIGKGKELAKSLDEKVTAVLLGYNIQNLAKELVAYGADEVVVVDSKELAIYDTEAYTQAFSAVINEKKPEIVLIGATTLGRDLGPRISSRIETGLTADCTMLEIGENREFLMTRPAFGGNLMATIICPDHRPQMSTVRPGVMTRLSRDEKRDGKIIDFKVNFDHSKMKVKVLNIIKEAKAKVDITEAKILVSGGRGVGAQGGFDNLELLANELGGVAAASRALVDAGIVSHDRQVGQTGKTVRPDVYFAFGISGAIQHLAGMEESEYIIAINKDKGAPIFGVADLGLVTDLGKTATYLVDEIRKAKAEK
- a CDS encoding electron transfer flavoprotein subunit beta/FixA family protein; this encodes MKIVVCIKQVPDTTEIRLDPVKGTLIRDGVPSIINPDDKGGLEEALRLKDEFGAHVTAITMGPPQADSALREAIAMGVDRAILLTDRKFAGADTLATSHAISAALKELDYDLIIAGRQAIDGDTAQVGPQIAEFLNLPQITYVNDIKFDGKDTFEVKRATEEGYMLLQVQKPCLMTILAEANKPRYMNVKNIVEAFNKEVEVWGVDRLSDVDEEKLGLKGSPTKVKKSFTKGVKAAGQLYEVDPQEAAKIIIEKLKEKFII